In a single window of the Desulfovibrio mangrovi genome:
- a CDS encoding inorganic phosphate transporter has protein sequence MLPVFLSSGLFLGWSLGANDASNVFGTAVASRMVKFRTAAIICSVFVIIGAVAGGSGASHTLGKLGAVNALAGAFMVALSAALTVYLMTVARYPVSTSQAIVGAIVGWNLFTGSITDPASLSKIMMTWVACPALSAIFAVSMYIPIAYAIKRLSLHILTLDTMTRWGLILAGAFGSYALGANNIANVMGVFVPVAPFHDITFFDTITLSPEQQLFFLGGLAIATGVFTYSRQVMMTVGAGIVRLSPIAAFIVVTAHSLVLFVFSSQELSNFLHSVGLPRIPLVPVSSSQAIVGAVIGVGLLKGGGGIRWRTLGGIASSWVTTPIMASVVCFVSLFFLQNVFNQQTYRPVEYELTPMVWERIATLPGASEATHEALDDMWIERYPNAQEFKTALENRLGETSPLVPLIMEYAELDAFRITTKAVNKIDRNYLTDEEMDIVETLVGQAFTHRWRFVEVLEESSEAWRPKKGDDEFNKERKRKLKYLFDTLRAASE, from the coding sequence ATGCTGCCTGTATTTCTTTCCAGCGGCCTGTTTCTGGGCTGGTCTCTCGGAGCCAACGACGCTTCCAACGTGTTCGGTACGGCCGTTGCCTCGCGCATGGTCAAATTCAGAACCGCCGCAATCATCTGTTCGGTGTTCGTCATCATCGGCGCGGTGGCAGGCGGTTCGGGCGCATCGCACACCCTTGGCAAACTGGGCGCGGTAAACGCGCTGGCCGGGGCCTTCATGGTCGCCCTGTCCGCCGCTCTCACGGTCTACCTCATGACAGTGGCCCGCTATCCCGTTTCCACGTCGCAGGCAATCGTCGGGGCCATTGTCGGGTGGAACCTGTTCACAGGCTCCATCACCGACCCCGCCTCACTCTCGAAAATCATGATGACATGGGTGGCCTGCCCAGCTCTCTCGGCCATCTTTGCCGTGTCCATGTACATCCCCATCGCCTACGCCATTAAACGGCTGTCCCTGCACATTCTCACGCTGGACACCATGACCCGCTGGGGACTCATCCTGGCCGGGGCTTTCGGTTCCTACGCGCTGGGGGCCAACAACATCGCCAACGTCATGGGCGTTTTCGTCCCCGTGGCACCGTTTCATGACATAACATTCTTCGATACCATTACCCTTTCCCCCGAACAGCAATTATTCTTTCTCGGCGGCCTTGCCATCGCCACCGGAGTATTCACCTATTCCAGACAGGTCATGATGACCGTAGGGGCGGGTATCGTCCGCCTCAGCCCCATTGCGGCCTTCATCGTGGTCACCGCACATTCGCTGGTACTGTTCGTATTCTCCTCGCAGGAGCTTTCCAACTTCCTGCACAGCGTCGGCCTGCCCCGCATTCCTCTCGTACCTGTTTCCAGCTCGCAGGCCATTGTGGGCGCGGTCATCGGCGTAGGGTTGCTCAAGGGGGGCGGCGGCATACGTTGGCGCACGCTGGGTGGCATCGCCTCCAGTTGGGTTACCACGCCCATCATGGCTTCGGTGGTTTGTTTTGTCTCCCTGTTCTTCCTGCAGAACGTGTTCAACCAGCAGACATACAGACCCGTGGAGTACGAATTGACCCCCATGGTCTGGGAGCGCATCGCCACACTACCGGGAGCCAGCGAAGCCACGCATGAGGCGCTGGACGACATGTGGATAGAACGCTACCCCAACGCGCAGGAATTCAAGACCGCTCTGGAAAACCGCCTTGGCGAAACGTCCCCGCTTGTCCCGCTGATCATGGAATATGCCGAGCTGGACGCCTTCCGCATCACGACAAAGGCCGTCAACAAGATTGACCGCAACTACCTTACGGATGAGGAAATGGACATCGTGGAGACTCTGGTGGGCCAGGCGTTCACCCACCGCTGGCGCTTTGTGGAAGTGCTGGAGGAATCCTCCGAGGCCTGGCGTCCCAAAAAAGGCGACGACGAGTTCAACAAGGAACGCAAGCGCAAGCTCAAATACCTGTTTGACACCTTGCGCGCCGCCTCAGAGTAA
- a CDS encoding FAD-dependent oxidoreductase, with the protein MTAEQKNESASREWLIPEEGQKHLKDIFKGLKGDVRLVVFTSGDPKNEFDAYLRRFAEELSLLSDKISAEFHTVKDKAATEHKVTLTPTLLVNPDKYRIRFTGAPMGEEARALIETIFLVSMGASGLSPASKQLLEELKEERNPRVFTSPGCPYCPGQFMNAVKCVIAKPDLVAAECIDSDEFPDLSSKYRVGSVPHTQYSETFSGVGMMPEERFVLEMVALKDAEAALRERGMQPQAAHGHEVEAEKYDVIILGAGPAGLTAGIYAERSGLKSIVIDKSIIGGQVATTPNVENYPGFKNVGGMNLVEILTAHTREYSNVRENEPVEEIKIGKRIEVYTAKGVYLSKALILATGSQWRSLGIPGEKQFFGNGVSHCASCDGYTFKGKKVLMVGGGNSALTDALHLKNLGVHVTIVHRRDAFRAEKALQDALKREGIKVIWDSAVEEIYGDAERVKGVKLRNLNTGEDSLQECDGVFISIGHIANTELASDIGVHLNDDGTIKVDRGMRTNIPRVYAAGDVTGGVRQIVTAVGEGATAALSAFEDIQNPYWKKKA; encoded by the coding sequence ATGACCGCAGAACAGAAGAACGAATCGGCCTCCCGCGAGTGGCTTATCCCTGAGGAAGGCCAGAAGCATCTCAAGGACATTTTCAAAGGCCTGAAGGGCGATGTCCGGCTTGTGGTATTCACATCCGGGGACCCCAAAAACGAATTCGACGCGTACCTGCGCAGATTTGCCGAAGAACTCTCGTTGCTCTCGGACAAGATCAGCGCCGAATTCCATACAGTGAAGGACAAAGCGGCCACCGAGCACAAGGTAACGCTCACACCCACCCTGCTGGTGAATCCTGACAAGTACCGCATACGGTTCACCGGCGCGCCGATGGGCGAAGAGGCCCGGGCGCTCATTGAAACGATATTCCTTGTATCCATGGGAGCCAGCGGCCTTTCTCCCGCCTCCAAACAATTGCTGGAGGAACTGAAGGAGGAACGCAATCCGCGTGTCTTCACCTCGCCGGGCTGCCCCTATTGCCCGGGGCAGTTCATGAACGCCGTGAAATGCGTCATTGCAAAACCCGACCTCGTGGCGGCGGAATGCATCGACTCCGACGAGTTTCCCGACCTGTCGTCGAAATACCGTGTCGGCTCCGTGCCGCACACTCAGTACAGCGAAACATTCTCCGGCGTCGGCATGATGCCTGAAGAACGGTTCGTACTGGAAATGGTGGCCCTGAAGGATGCCGAAGCCGCCCTGCGGGAGCGCGGCATGCAGCCGCAGGCAGCACACGGACACGAGGTTGAAGCCGAAAAATACGACGTGATCATTCTCGGCGCAGGCCCTGCCGGCCTTACGGCGGGCATCTATGCCGAGCGTTCCGGCTTGAAGAGCATCGTGATCGACAAGTCCATCATCGGCGGCCAGGTTGCCACCACCCCCAACGTGGAGAACTACCCCGGCTTCAAGAACGTGGGGGGCATGAACCTTGTGGAGATTCTCACGGCACACACCCGTGAATACTCCAACGTGCGCGAAAACGAACCGGTGGAAGAGATCAAGATCGGCAAACGCATTGAGGTGTACACCGCCAAAGGAGTATACCTTTCCAAGGCCCTCATCCTTGCCACAGGCTCCCAGTGGCGCAGCCTGGGCATTCCGGGCGAAAAGCAGTTCTTCGGCAACGGCGTTTCCCATTGCGCTTCGTGCGATGGCTATACATTCAAAGGCAAGAAGGTGCTCATGGTAGGCGGCGGCAACAGCGCCCTCACCGATGCCCTGCACCTCAAGAACCTTGGCGTGCATGTGACCATCGTGCACCGCCGCGACGCCTTCCGCGCGGAAAAAGCCCTGCAGGACGCGCTGAAACGCGAAGGCATCAAGGTGATCTGGGACAGCGCCGTGGAAGAAATCTACGGCGATGCCGAGCGGGTAAAGGGCGTCAAACTACGCAACCTGAATACCGGTGAAGATTCCCTGCAGGAATGCGACGGTGTGTTCATATCCATCGGCCATATCGCCAACACCGAACTGGCATCCGACATCGGCGTGCACCTCAACGATGACGGCACCATCAAGGTGGACCGAGGCATGCGCACCAATATCCCGCGTGTCTACGCGGCGGGCGACGTCACCGGCGGGGTACGGCAGATCGTCACCGCCGTGGGCGAAGGAGCCACCGCAGCCCTTTCGGCTTTTGAGGATATTCAGAATCCATACTGGAAGAAGAAAGCCTAG
- a CDS encoding DUF47 domain-containing protein: MAFGILKKQLGLQKQLDEFLNQVSEASLLLRQGVDLFLSERESAFDEKLEQITQIEHRGDDMRRAIEKKLYIKTLIPESRGDVLQLLERLDSLLDSCKAMLWQFKIELPDFPEEVHGELRDLTSHSVESVEAIVRSTRAFLRTSPEFADHIHKVSYWETESDKVSTRMMMALFRREDLSLCHKAQLKDFIRRISRIADKAEDVADRLSIYAIKRML, translated from the coding sequence ATGGCATTCGGGATTCTCAAAAAGCAGTTGGGACTGCAGAAGCAATTGGACGAATTTCTCAATCAGGTCAGCGAAGCCTCGCTGCTCCTTCGTCAGGGTGTGGACCTGTTTCTCTCGGAGCGCGAAAGCGCCTTTGACGAGAAGCTTGAACAGATCACCCAGATAGAACACCGCGGCGACGACATGCGCCGTGCGATTGAAAAGAAACTCTACATCAAAACGCTTATTCCCGAATCCCGGGGCGACGTGCTGCAACTGCTGGAACGTTTGGACTCGCTGCTGGACAGCTGCAAGGCCATGCTCTGGCAATTCAAGATTGAACTCCCGGACTTCCCTGAAGAGGTCCACGGGGAACTGCGCGACCTGACCTCGCACTCCGTGGAGTCCGTGGAAGCAATCGTCCGCTCCACCCGGGCCTTCCTCAGGACAAGCCCCGAGTTTGCAGATCACATCCACAAAGTTTCATATTGGGAAACCGAATCCGACAAGGTTTCCACCCGCATGATGATGGCCCTGTTCCGCCGCGAAGACCTCAGCCTGTGCCACAAGGCCCAGCTCAAGGACTTCATCCGCCGCATCTCAAGGATCGCCGACAAAGCCGAAGACGTTGCCGACCGCCTGAGCATATACGCCATCAAGCGCATGCTGTAA
- a CDS encoding methyl-accepting chemotaxis protein yields the protein MTMKRKLYLLLGVCLAGYVGIFAAGWFGERAKIRLVQMEELASQAHAEVLQARRQEKNYVMRGGETYSRQVARHLEAARVSVVSLTDLFPEKKTSGEALLRKIDRYYVAFREIDAVTRHETEALIEAGRALEPQVTEFRAIAIAKYHELGVRINWLIAGTEIGLALLTALVTVFIIRDLTRSMRVLQEYSSGIAAGRLDTRPPSGLQGEFALLGRDVSAMVGCIVERMEAASRSEQDARRMAEEAQAAKAEADVSAERVRVLLDRILAVATDARGVADDLARASSDLSSQVGQTAKGAGVQRDRLAETAAAVSQLNASVCEITRSAGNASEATQGTSDRARNGAEVVKKASASMNAVHEITSRLRLDMQALGTDARAVGDVITVINEIADQTNLLALNAAIEAARAGDAGRGFAVVADEVRKLAEKTMQATREVEERIAAIQASSNRNMLGMDEAMKAVESANGLSAHSGDALAAILNLAEESAERVRAIAAATEQQSVAASQIARAVEEVSSVAETTAGGMQVSSGTVRRLADMADDLKKLMHQLRN from the coding sequence ATGACGATGAAGCGTAAACTGTATTTGCTTCTAGGTGTGTGTCTTGCGGGATATGTAGGCATTTTCGCTGCCGGATGGTTCGGAGAAAGGGCCAAAATCCGCCTTGTGCAGATGGAGGAGCTGGCCTCGCAGGCCCATGCCGAGGTGCTTCAGGCCCGCAGGCAGGAAAAGAACTACGTCATGCGGGGTGGCGAGACATATAGCCGGCAGGTGGCTAGGCATCTGGAGGCCGCGCGGGTGAGTGTTGTCAGCCTGACAGACCTGTTTCCCGAGAAGAAGACCTCCGGCGAGGCTCTGCTTCGCAAAATAGATAGATATTATGTGGCATTCAGGGAGATTGACGCGGTCACGCGTCATGAAACCGAAGCTCTTATCGAGGCCGGACGTGCTCTTGAACCGCAGGTAACCGAGTTTCGCGCCATTGCGATCGCAAAGTACCATGAGCTCGGCGTCAGGATAAACTGGCTCATCGCCGGGACAGAAATCGGTTTGGCGCTGCTGACGGCGTTGGTCACGGTGTTCATCATACGCGACCTTACCCGCTCTATGCGGGTATTGCAGGAATACTCGTCCGGCATAGCGGCAGGCAGGCTGGATACGCGTCCCCCGTCTGGTTTGCAGGGTGAATTTGCGCTGTTGGGCAGAGATGTCAGCGCGATGGTCGGTTGCATTGTGGAGCGAATGGAGGCGGCTAGCCGGAGTGAGCAGGATGCGCGGCGCATGGCCGAAGAGGCACAGGCTGCAAAGGCCGAGGCGGATGTCAGTGCTGAGCGCGTACGTGTGCTTCTGGACCGGATTCTGGCCGTGGCTACCGATGCGCGTGGTGTGGCTGACGATCTCGCCAGGGCTTCGTCCGATCTTTCCTCGCAGGTCGGACAGACCGCAAAGGGAGCCGGAGTGCAGCGTGACAGGCTTGCGGAAACAGCCGCAGCCGTATCGCAGTTGAATGCCTCAGTCTGTGAAATAACCCGTAGTGCGGGAAATGCTTCCGAAGCAACGCAGGGGACGTCCGATCGGGCTCGAAATGGCGCCGAGGTGGTGAAAAAAGCCAGTGCCTCAATGAACGCCGTGCACGAGATCACCTCCCGCCTGCGTCTGGACATGCAGGCGCTAGGTACGGATGCCCGGGCTGTGGGCGATGTGATTACGGTCATCAACGAGATTGCCGACCAGACCAACCTGCTGGCGCTGAACGCAGCTATTGAGGCCGCAAGAGCGGGCGATGCCGGACGCGGATTTGCCGTAGTGGCCGACGAAGTGCGTAAGCTGGCGGAGAAGACCATGCAGGCGACCCGCGAAGTGGAAGAGCGCATTGCGGCCATTCAGGCGTCTTCCAACCGGAACATGCTGGGTATGGATGAGGCCATGAAGGCGGTGGAATCTGCCAACGGGCTTTCAGCGCACAGCGGCGACGCGCTGGCAGCCATTCTCAACCTTGCCGAAGAATCTGCCGAACGGGTGCGGGCCATTGCCGCGGCAACGGAACAGCAGTCTGTGGCGGCAAGCCAGATAGCGCGTGCGGTGGAAGAGGTCAGCAGTGTAGCTGAGACCACCGCCGGCGGGATGCAGGTATCGAGCGGTACGGTGCGCCGTCTGGCGGATATGGCAGATGATCTGAAGAAATTAATGCACCAGTTGCGGAACTGA
- a CDS encoding glycosyltransferase family 2 protein, whose protein sequence is MHDSAFSFYLRNHRVNGYTEPGLATFYAEQLLKGLEGLPPETGQKRIALAVGLLRQALLLNPFDKQLRGLVNQLANPAPASEIFTAWLGACNKVLDDTDEISISNAMEQAEAWKHDELRLRDTALNHHSLCLRHVCLIKLWELGNLPYFTDAACAVASSEAGPLICGLYAFAAHSAGDAALCEGLLSRALINPLTLNLKAERAAAAGDTETARGLLLRSLDALPVQIHLLLRLHELLSPPQPPTLSSLNNDARVSVLLYTWNKLDVTMDTLRSLLDSDIGDAHVTLLNNGSTAFTPEDFAAAVGNVAQGRQVEVIQLPVNIGAPAARNWLWQLESSLKADYVAFLDDDVFLPSNWLRCFLQDAAEYPEATVIGSRVMSPGDIPTIQYAARFFSQTATNHIRFTSTAPLFMDMQQYTYRRPSLSVMGCCHLFNRKACERLNVPGFDVRFTPSQIDDIEHDIQVWLSGGTVLYDGRVCVVHRQNAGGAPLRTEANSGHEWGNHMKMEMKLSGDQLDSVDRQVQARDEAHLKCCVRKALPELSQRTKTFFAQCGLLDG, encoded by the coding sequence ATGCACGATTCCGCCTTTTCATTCTATCTCCGCAACCACCGCGTCAACGGGTACACGGAACCGGGTCTGGCCACGTTCTACGCCGAGCAACTGCTGAAAGGACTTGAAGGCCTGCCGCCGGAAACCGGACAAAAACGCATTGCACTGGCCGTGGGGCTGCTACGGCAGGCCTTGTTGCTCAATCCCTTTGACAAGCAATTGCGCGGGTTGGTGAACCAGCTTGCCAATCCGGCACCGGCCTCGGAGATATTCACGGCATGGCTTGGGGCCTGCAACAAGGTGCTGGACGACACGGACGAAATCTCCATAAGCAATGCGATGGAACAGGCCGAAGCGTGGAAGCATGATGAACTGCGCCTGCGCGATACGGCCCTTAATCACCATTCGCTCTGCCTGCGCCACGTCTGTCTCATCAAACTGTGGGAGCTGGGCAACCTGCCCTATTTCACGGATGCCGCCTGCGCAGTCGCCTCTTCCGAGGCTGGCCCGCTCATCTGCGGCCTCTACGCCTTTGCCGCCCACTCCGCCGGCGATGCCGCCCTGTGCGAAGGCTTGCTCTCCCGTGCGCTCATCAACCCCCTCACCCTGAACCTGAAGGCCGAGCGTGCCGCAGCGGCAGGGGATACGGAAACAGCCCGCGGCCTGCTTCTGCGCTCACTGGACGCCCTGCCCGTACAGATTCATCTGCTGCTGCGCCTGCACGAACTGCTGAGCCCGCCGCAGCCTCCCACGCTTTCTTCCTTGAATAACGACGCGCGCGTCAGCGTACTGCTCTATACATGGAACAAGCTGGACGTGACCATGGACACCCTGCGCAGCCTGCTGGATTCGGATATCGGCGATGCCCACGTGACCCTGCTCAACAACGGCTCCACGGCTTTCACGCCGGAGGACTTTGCCGCCGCAGTGGGCAATGTAGCCCAGGGACGGCAAGTGGAAGTGATTCAACTACCCGTGAACATCGGTGCTCCCGCGGCCCGCAACTGGCTGTGGCAACTGGAATCAAGCCTCAAGGCCGATTACGTGGCGTTTCTTGATGACGACGTATTTCTGCCCAGCAACTGGTTGCGCTGCTTCCTGCAGGATGCCGCAGAATACCCCGAGGCCACGGTCATCGGCTCCCGCGTGATGAGCCCCGGCGATATACCCACCATCCAGTACGCTGCGCGTTTCTTCTCGCAGACTGCGACCAACCACATCCGCTTCACCAGTACCGCCCCGCTGTTCATGGACATGCAGCAATACACCTACCGCCGCCCCAGCCTTTCCGTCATGGGTTGCTGCCACCTGTTCAACCGCAAGGCCTGCGAACGCCTGAACGTGCCGGGGTTCGACGTGCGATTCACCCCCTCGCAGATTGACGACATTGAACACGATATTCAGGTTTGGCTTTCGGGCGGCACAGTACTCTATGACGGCAGGGTATGCGTGGTGCACAGGCAGAATGCGGGTGGTGCTCCCCTCAGGACAGAGGCAAACAGCGGCCATGAGTGGGGTAATCACATGAAGATGGAGATGAAGTTGTCCGGCGATCAACTCGACAGCGTGGACCGTCAGGTACAGGCCCGTGATGAGGCCCATCTCAAATGCTGCGTACGCAAAGCATTGCCTGAACTCTCGCAGCGAACGAAAACTTTTTTCGCACAGTGCGGCCTGCTGGACGGGTAA
- a CDS encoding EAL domain-containing protein: MPARILTIDDDLTVRENIVAYLEDSGFEVYQAENGALGLEVFRAEHPDLVLVDLRMPVMDGMEVVRCMKAEAPAVPVIVVSGVGVLEEAVEALRIGAWDFVTKPITDMMVLEHAVGKALERARLLEERNRYQERLEQEVSMRTSELRNANARLLEVQALLQEKNQFLETLIESIPNPIFYKDLGGMYLGCNKVFSDMLGLRQEDIMGQSSHRLLPDEVACRIPDTAGANGMMTNCFMELVSPNGGLHHFVLYKSFFYDRDGNRSGEVGTFHDITELKRKEAQITYQAHHDELTGLPNRLKIKQEIAALISRYAETNWRFAVLFLDLDNFKTVNDSLGHRIGDRLLTDTAERLLALVGERGMVARLGGDEYVVLLPRILDEEEAAKWAETVLNAFRHPFIIDEHELYMSTSIGVTCYPNDGADPDTLIKNADIAMYRAKARERSSWQRFDLAMVEQVTKRLAIEKDIRKGLENNEFLPYYQPRVDIRTGKVVGMEALVRWHRADGTVGNPGEFIPVAEETGLIVQLGERILREACRQTRLWHESGMADLRVSVNISAHQFRANLVDMVFSALDESGIEPSLLELEITESTMMSDLGQTVSLLEQLAGKGILTAIDDFGTGHSSLYYLKTFHINTLKIDRSFVRDILNDENDANIVSTVISMAKNLSLQVVAEGVETKEQLDLIREYGCPEVQGFYFSRPVPASDFEIYVRKINGW, from the coding sequence ATGCCCGCACGAATCTTGACGATTGATGACGACCTGACGGTGCGTGAGAATATTGTCGCCTATCTGGAAGACAGCGGCTTTGAGGTCTATCAGGCTGAGAACGGCGCACTTGGTCTGGAAGTGTTCCGTGCGGAGCACCCTGACCTTGTGCTCGTGGACCTGCGTATGCCTGTGATGGACGGTATGGAGGTTGTCCGCTGCATGAAGGCGGAAGCCCCCGCAGTACCGGTGATTGTTGTTTCCGGCGTGGGTGTGCTTGAAGAGGCCGTGGAAGCTCTGCGTATTGGCGCCTGGGACTTTGTCACCAAGCCGATCACGGATATGATGGTGCTGGAGCATGCCGTAGGCAAGGCTCTGGAACGAGCCCGTCTGCTGGAAGAACGCAACCGGTATCAGGAACGTCTGGAGCAGGAAGTTTCCATGCGCACCAGTGAATTGCGCAACGCCAACGCCCGCCTGCTGGAAGTGCAGGCTCTGCTGCAGGAAAAGAATCAATTTCTCGAAACCCTCATCGAATCCATTCCGAACCCGATTTTCTACAAGGATCTCGGCGGAATGTATCTCGGATGCAACAAGGTTTTCAGCGACATGCTCGGCCTGCGGCAGGAAGATATCATGGGCCAGTCTTCCCACCGGCTGCTGCCGGATGAGGTTGCCTGCCGTATCCCCGATACCGCAGGGGCGAACGGCATGATGACCAACTGCTTCATGGAGCTTGTCTCCCCCAACGGCGGTCTGCATCATTTTGTGCTGTACAAGAGCTTTTTCTACGACCGTGACGGCAACCGTTCCGGTGAGGTGGGCACTTTCCACGATATTACCGAACTGAAGCGCAAGGAAGCACAGATAACGTATCAGGCCCATCATGACGAACTGACAGGGCTGCCTAACCGTCTCAAGATCAAACAGGAAATCGCGGCGCTTATCAGCCGGTATGCAGAGACGAACTGGCGGTTTGCCGTGCTTTTCCTTGACCTCGACAACTTCAAGACCGTCAACGACAGCCTTGGCCATAGAATAGGGGACAGGCTGCTTACGGATACGGCAGAACGTCTGCTGGCCCTCGTGGGCGAACGCGGCATGGTTGCACGGCTTGGCGGTGACGAATACGTGGTGCTGCTGCCCAGAATCCTTGATGAGGAAGAGGCCGCCAAGTGGGCGGAAACCGTGCTGAACGCCTTCCGTCATCCTTTCATCATCGACGAGCATGAACTCTATATGAGTACCAGTATCGGGGTGACCTGCTATCCCAATGATGGAGCAGACCCTGATACGCTTATCAAGAATGCGGATATTGCCATGTACCGCGCCAAGGCGCGTGAACGTTCCAGCTGGCAGCGTTTCGATCTGGCCATGGTGGAACAGGTCACCAAGCGTCTGGCCATTGAAAAGGATATTCGCAAGGGCTTGGAGAACAATGAATTCCTGCCCTACTATCAGCCGCGCGTGGATATCCGCACGGGCAAGGTTGTGGGTATGGAAGCGCTGGTGCGTTGGCACAGGGCCGACGGCACCGTGGGCAATCCCGGCGAGTTCATTCCGGTTGCCGAAGAAACGGGCCTTATCGTGCAGCTGGGCGAACGCATCCTGCGTGAGGCCTGCCGCCAGACCCGCCTGTGGCATGAGTCGGGCATGGCCGACCTGCGAGTTTCCGTGAACATCTCTGCACATCAGTTCAGGGCGAATCTCGTGGACATGGTGTTCAGTGCGCTGGATGAATCCGGTATTGAGCCATCGTTGCTGGAACTGGAAATTACCGAGTCCACCATGATGAGCGATCTCGGGCAGACCGTTTCCCTGCTTGAGCAACTCGCCGGCAAGGGCATTTTGACAGCCATTGACGACTTCGGAACGGGCCATTCATCCCTGTACTACCTCAAGACGTTCCATATCAATACGCTGAAGATCGACCGTTCGTTCGTTCGCGATATTCTGAATGACGAGAACGACGCAAACATTGTTTCCACCGTCATCAGCATGGCCAAGAACCTTTCGCTGCAGGTGGTTGCGGAAGGTGTGGAAACGAAGGAACAGCTTGATCTTATCCGTGAATACGGCTGTCCCGAGGTGCAGGGCTTCTATTTCTCCCGTCCTGTGCCAGCATCGGACTTTGAAATCTACGTTCGTAAGATCAACGGGTGGTAG
- the hemW gene encoding radical SAM family heme chaperone HemW has translation MLLYIHVPFCRSKCGYCAFYSEVPRGDAMQRYVDALLREVALWGDRLGRVPVETVFFGGGTPSMLPARAVAAIMDRVRKAFSVARTAEVSFEANPESVANMDYMQTLLDAGINRLSMGFQSMNPASLRLLERPHSVRDAIRTFELARTMGFANINLDFIWGLPDQRLKLWLDDLRSIVRLGPDHLSCYGLTIEEGTPLELALYKGRLNLPDDSEQGKMFIYGAEYLESQGYLQYEISNFARMGFQCRHNLGYWEGADYLGLGPAAVSTLQGRRWTNPSSLEEYAATVDGGTIGHDADILTLVERVQELVMLRLRTTRGLRVKAYRELTGRDFIKDNKSLIHALHRNQLVRIRNGYLSLTRNGLLVSNSILERFFGEMEAVLAGGQADELSSGRSSALPTESPATGNGNDDVGEL, from the coding sequence ATGCTTCTCTATATCCATGTTCCCTTTTGCCGCAGCAAGTGCGGTTATTGCGCGTTCTACTCTGAAGTGCCGCGGGGCGATGCCATGCAGCGCTACGTGGATGCCTTGCTGCGCGAGGTGGCGCTGTGGGGGGACCGTTTGGGCAGGGTGCCCGTGGAAACGGTGTTCTTCGGCGGGGGAACGCCCTCCATGCTGCCTGCACGGGCGGTGGCCGCTATCATGGATCGTGTGCGCAAGGCATTTTCCGTGGCCCGCACAGCGGAAGTGAGCTTTGAGGCTAATCCCGAATCCGTGGCGAACATGGATTATATGCAGACCCTGCTGGATGCGGGCATCAACCGCCTGAGCATGGGATTTCAGAGCATGAATCCCGCCTCGCTTCGTCTGCTGGAGCGTCCGCACTCTGTCCGTGATGCCATACGCACTTTTGAGCTGGCCCGTACCATGGGGTTTGCCAATATCAACCTCGACTTCATATGGGGCCTGCCGGATCAACGGCTCAAGCTCTGGCTGGACGACCTGCGTTCCATAGTCAGGCTGGGGCCGGACCACCTTTCCTGCTACGGGCTGACCATTGAAGAGGGAACCCCGCTTGAGCTGGCGCTGTACAAGGGCAGGCTCAATCTCCCGGACGACAGCGAGCAGGGGAAGATGTTCATCTACGGGGCTGAGTACCTTGAGTCGCAGGGATACCTGCAATACGAGATTTCCAACTTCGCGCGTATGGGGTTTCAGTGCCGTCATAACCTCGGTTACTGGGAGGGGGCGGACTATCTGGGACTCGGGCCTGCGGCCGTATCCACCCTGCAGGGCAGGCGCTGGACCAATCCCTCTTCGCTGGAGGAGTATGCGGCAACCGTGGACGGCGGCACGATAGGGCACGATGCGGACATCCTCACCCTTGTCGAACGGGTGCAGGAGCTGGTGATGCTGCGCCTGCGGACCACGCGCGGCCTGCGGGTGAAGGCCTACCGCGAACTGACGGGGCGGGACTTCATCAAGGACAACAAGTCGCTCATACATGCCCTGCACCGCAACCAGCTTGTGCGCATCCGCAACGGGTATCTCAGCCTTACGCGCAACGGGCTTCTGGTATCCAATTCCATCTTGGAGCGCTTTTT